One Anoplopoma fimbria isolate UVic2021 breed Golden Eagle Sablefish chromosome 2, Afim_UVic_2022, whole genome shotgun sequence DNA window includes the following coding sequences:
- the bcl2l10 gene encoding bcl-2-like protein 10 — MSCGLWKETLALAEDYLYLCCRSPRPAPPPPSESAAAMRHLAQDMEAQHQARFHSLAQTFLRQCGPDPCASLRKVIEELVGDGHLNWGRVVSLFTFTGVLARQLLEQKSMKLGLDPGQELVQEHGNCRGLAETIADYLGEEKKDWLLENGGWEGFCKFSRSAREVSPDSSMKTALFAAAGVGLAGLTFLLVR; from the exons ATGTCATGCGGGCTGTGGAAAGAGACCTTGGCTCTGGCAGAGGACTACCTGTACCTGTGCTGCAGAAGCCCACGGCCagcccctccacctcccagcGAGTCAGCCGCTGCCATGAGGCACCTGGCCCAGGACATGGAGGCACAGCACCAGGCCCGCTTCCACTCCCTCGCTCAGACCTTCCTGAGGCAGTGCGGGCCGGACCCCTGCGCCAGCCTCAGGAAAGTGATAGAGGAGCTGGTGGGAGACGGACACTTGAACTGGGGGAGGGTTGTTTCCCTTTTCACCTTTACCGGGGTGCTGGCCAGACAGCTGCTGGAGCAGAAGAGCATGAAGCTGGGGCTGGACCCTGGGCAGGAGCTGGTGCAGGAGCACGGAAACTGCAGGGGACTCGCAGAGACCATAGCTGATTACctgggagaggagaagaaagactGGCTGCTGGAGAATGGCGGATGG GAGGGGTTCTGCAAGTTCTCTCGCAGTGCCAGAGAAGTCAGTCCGGACTCGTCCATGAAGACAGCGCTGTTTGCTGCTGCCGGTGTGGGCCTCGCTGGACTCACCTTCCTCCTGGTGCGCTAG